One Halocalculus aciditolerans DNA segment encodes these proteins:
- a CDS encoding type II/IV secretion system ATPase subunit, with amino-acid sequence MSSDFLSSVEARASAVRWQLHRYVDVLRGADLDVENYDPSEHGPLVSFSGVDGMEEVDRYWVNAPFAFVSVNYSEAENEHRYVAVEPELDEFERDLLEDLYEDIRESLVFRAEYDPENSEAILKTQMEDLLEEYGVVLDMNTFYRLFYYLYRSFEGFEKVDPIMEDPHIEDVSCDGYDIPIFVYHDDYADIGTNVTFEEEDLDSFVVRLAQQSGRHISIGDPVTETTLPDGSRAELALGTEVTPRGSAFTIRKYSEEPFTPATLVDFDTFDLDQMAYLWLAIESNKSLLFAGGTASGKTTSMNAVSMFVPPRSKVLTIEDTRELTLYHENWLSSVTRESIGESEDITMYDLLRSALRHRPEYIIVGEVRGAEAMTLFQAMNTGHTTYSTMHADSVQTAINRLENEPINVPRAMIQSLDILCVQTLTYVGDDRVRRNRVIAEIEGIDQRTGDLDYSTAFEWNPVDDSFEQYDSQVLSDIQDERGWSRSELLRELQNRKRVLRYLVDQDVTDYRRFTALVNEYYAHPERVVERVTDRLDEDVDTGFGGE; translated from the coding sequence ATGTCGAGTGACTTCCTCTCCAGCGTCGAGGCGCGCGCGTCAGCGGTCCGCTGGCAGCTCCACCGCTACGTCGACGTGCTCCGCGGCGCGGACCTCGACGTGGAGAACTACGACCCGAGCGAGCACGGCCCGCTCGTCTCGTTCTCCGGCGTCGACGGCATGGAGGAAGTCGACCGCTACTGGGTGAACGCCCCCTTCGCGTTCGTCTCCGTGAACTACAGCGAAGCGGAGAACGAACACCGCTACGTCGCCGTCGAACCCGAACTCGACGAGTTCGAACGCGACCTCCTCGAAGACCTCTACGAGGACATTCGTGAGTCCCTCGTCTTCCGCGCCGAATACGACCCCGAGAACTCCGAAGCCATCCTGAAAACCCAGATGGAGGACCTCCTCGAAGAGTACGGGGTCGTCCTCGACATGAACACCTTCTACCGGCTCTTCTACTACCTCTACCGCTCCTTCGAGGGGTTCGAGAAAGTCGACCCCATCATGGAGGACCCCCACATCGAGGACGTCTCCTGCGACGGCTACGACATCCCCATCTTCGTCTACCACGACGACTACGCCGACATCGGCACGAACGTCACCTTCGAGGAGGAGGACCTCGACTCCTTCGTCGTCCGCCTCGCCCAGCAGTCCGGGCGGCACATCTCCATCGGCGACCCCGTCACGGAGACCACCTTGCCCGACGGGTCGCGCGCCGAACTCGCGCTCGGCACCGAAGTCACGCCGCGCGGCTCCGCGTTCACCATCCGGAAGTACTCCGAAGAGCCGTTCACGCCCGCGACGCTCGTCGACTTCGACACCTTCGACCTCGACCAGATGGCCTATCTGTGGCTCGCCATCGAGTCCAACAAGAGCCTCCTCTTCGCCGGCGGGACGGCGTCCGGGAAGACCACGAGCATGAACGCCGTCTCCATGTTCGTCCCGCCGCGCTCCAAAGTCCTCACCATCGAGGACACCCGCGAACTCACGCTCTACCACGAGAACTGGCTCTCCTCCGTCACCCGCGAGAGCATCGGCGAGAGCGAGGACATCACGATGTACGACCTGCTCCGCTCCGCGCTCCGCCACCGCCCCGAGTACATCATCGTCGGCGAAGTCCGCGGCGCGGAGGCGATGACGCTCTTCCAGGCGATGAACACCGGTCACACGACGTACTCGACGATGCACGCCGACAGCGTCCAGACGGCGATCAATCGCTTAGAGAACGAGCCCATCAACGTCCCGCGCGCGATGATTCAGAGCCTCGACATCCTCTGCGTGCAGACGCTCACGTACGTCGGCGACGACCGCGTCCGCCGGAACCGCGTCATCGCCGAAATCGAAGGCATCGACCAGCGTACCGGCGACCTCGACTACTCCACCGCCTTCGAGTGGAACCCCGTCGACGACTCCTTCGAGCAGTACGACAGCCAGGTGTTGAGCGACATCCAGGACGAACGCGGGTGGAGTCGCTCCGAACTCCTCCGCGAACTCCAGAACCGAAAACGCGTACTCCGGTACCTCGTCGACCAGGACGTCACCGACTACCGGCGGTTCACCGCGCTCGTCAACGAGTACTACGCCCACCCCGAGCGCGTCGTCGAGCGCGTGACCGACCGCCTCGACGAGGACGTCGACACCGGGTTCGGCGGCGAATGA
- the cdd gene encoding cytidine deaminase: MTDDQQLLADARDALDAAYVPYSEYRVGAALRTADGTVYTGANIENANYSNSLHAEEVALAAAVRDGHREFDTVVVTNDERDGLTPCGMCRQSLAEFCDDDVRVLCDTGDGFDEWTVGELIPDTIDRGRLGK; the protein is encoded by the coding sequence ATGACCGACGACCAGCAGTTGCTCGCCGACGCCCGCGACGCTCTCGACGCCGCCTACGTCCCCTACTCGGAGTACCGCGTCGGAGCGGCGCTCCGCACCGCCGACGGAACCGTCTATACGGGCGCGAACATCGAGAACGCGAACTACTCGAACAGCCTCCACGCGGAGGAAGTCGCACTCGCCGCCGCCGTCCGCGACGGCCACCGCGAGTTCGACACCGTCGTCGTGACGAACGACGAGCGCGACGGCCTCACGCCCTGCGGGATGTGCCGGCAGTCGCTCGCGGAGTTCTGCGACGACGACGTCCGCGTCCTCTGCGACACCGGCGACGGCTTCGACGAGTGGACGGTCGGCGAACTCATCCCTGACACTATCGACCGCGGCCGGCTCGGAAAGTAA
- a CDS encoding ABC transporter ATP-binding protein, which produces MSLAVHLDGITKRFPGVVANDDVDLRVREGTVHALLGENGAGKTTLMNVLYGLYTPNEGTVNVGGEPRSFASPRDAIDAGVGMIHQHFMLVDTMTVAENVVLGREPRKWGGLAVDHDRASEEVRDLSEKYGFDVDPDARIEDVSVGVQQRVEILKALYRGADILILDEPTAVLTPQEVDELFDVFDELAAEGKTIIFISHKLGEAMEAADDITVLRDGKNVGTVDANATSREELAEFMVGREVLLEADKDPVEPGERVLGVEHLTVEDDRGITAVDDLSFEVREGEVFGVAGVDGNGQSELVQAVTGIRTAAAGSVSFLGDDVTHASRRDHIDAGIAYIPEDRQERGLVMEYDLVENDILGSQHDERVAPGGRIDWDTVEADARDVITEYDVRPPDPNATAESLSGGNQQKFIVGREFERDPDLVVASHPTRGVDVGSIEFIHDRLLDLREEGKAILLVSSKLDEVRQLSDRLGVMHDGRLSGVVDPDAVTEEQLGLLMAGEDADAPRAERLPSGGDDA; this is translated from the coding sequence ATGTCTCTCGCAGTTCATCTAGACGGTATCACGAAGCGGTTCCCTGGGGTGGTCGCGAACGACGACGTCGATCTACGCGTCAGGGAAGGGACAGTGCACGCGCTCCTCGGTGAGAACGGCGCGGGAAAGACGACGCTGATGAACGTCCTCTACGGCCTCTACACGCCGAACGAGGGGACGGTGAACGTGGGCGGCGAACCGCGGTCGTTCGCGTCGCCGCGCGACGCCATCGACGCCGGCGTCGGGATGATCCACCAGCACTTCATGCTCGTGGACACGATGACGGTCGCGGAGAACGTCGTCCTCGGCCGCGAACCCCGGAAGTGGGGCGGGCTCGCCGTCGACCACGACCGCGCGAGCGAGGAAGTCCGCGACCTCTCCGAGAAGTACGGGTTCGACGTGGACCCGGACGCCCGCATCGAGGACGTCAGCGTCGGCGTCCAGCAGCGCGTCGAGATTCTGAAAGCCCTCTACCGCGGCGCGGACATCCTCATCCTCGACGAACCCACGGCCGTCCTCACCCCGCAGGAAGTCGACGAGCTCTTCGACGTCTTCGACGAGCTCGCCGCCGAGGGGAAGACGATCATCTTCATCAGTCACAAGCTCGGCGAAGCGATGGAGGCCGCCGACGACATCACCGTCCTCCGCGACGGGAAGAACGTCGGGACCGTGGACGCGAACGCGACCTCCCGCGAGGAGCTCGCGGAGTTCATGGTCGGCCGCGAAGTCCTCTTAGAGGCCGACAAGGACCCGGTCGAGCCCGGCGAACGCGTGCTCGGCGTGGAACACCTCACCGTCGAGGACGACCGCGGCATCACCGCCGTCGACGACCTCTCCTTCGAGGTTCGAGAGGGCGAAGTGTTCGGCGTCGCGGGCGTCGACGGGAACGGCCAGTCCGAGCTCGTGCAGGCCGTTACCGGCATCCGGACGGCGGCGGCCGGCAGCGTCTCCTTCCTCGGCGACGACGTCACGCACGCGTCCCGCCGCGACCACATCGACGCCGGCATCGCGTACATCCCGGAAGACCGCCAGGAGCGCGGGCTCGTCATGGAGTACGACCTCGTGGAGAACGACATCCTCGGGAGCCAGCACGACGAGCGCGTCGCGCCCGGCGGCCGCATCGACTGGGACACCGTCGAAGCCGACGCGCGCGACGTCATCACCGAGTACGACGTCCGCCCGCCCGACCCGAACGCGACCGCGGAATCGCTCTCCGGCGGCAACCAACAGAAGTTCATCGTCGGCCGCGAGTTCGAACGCGACCCCGACCTCGTCGTCGCGAGCCACCCCACGCGCGGGGTGGACGTCGGGAGCATCGAGTTCATCCACGACCGACTCCTCGACCTGAGAGAAGAGGGCAAAGCCATTCTACTCGTCTCCTCGAAACTCGACGAAGTCCGCCAGCTCTCCGACCGCCTCGGCGTCATGCACGACGGCCGCCTCAGCGGCGTCGTCGACCCGGACGCGGTCACGGAGGAACAACTCGGCCTGCTGATGGCGGGCGAGGACGCGGACGCGCCGCGCGCCGAACGCCTCCCGTCCGGGGGTGACGACGCGTGA
- a CDS encoding BMP family lipoprotein, which produces MADFERRDILKTLGGAGTLAMTGLAGCSGGGGNETTTQSGGSESGDSEDAETTSSDPTNVGMVYALGGLGDKSFNDMAHRGVQEAEDEYGVSYQNMEPGSQSEISTLQRKLASSQSPSYELVTTVGYVQADALKTNAEQFPDQQFQIIDSVVDMDNVSSYTFKEHQGSFQVGYLAGLLSTQDFSAGTGSTKPDEKVVGFVGGKEVPLIQKFEAGYRAGVKHADDSIEVRAAYAGAYNDPATGKEIALSMFDEGADMVYHAAGGTGIGVFKAAQERGRFAFGVDSDQSKSASEYADVILASMVKRVNNAVFECVGNVVNDEFDGGSVHSLGLAEDGVACVYGAELGGDIPQSAKDKLATSKEQIASGEIEVPQKPENV; this is translated from the coding sequence ATGGCGGACTTCGAACGACGAGACATTCTCAAGACGCTCGGTGGGGCAGGCACACTCGCGATGACCGGACTGGCCGGCTGCTCGGGAGGGGGAGGCAACGAGACGACGACGCAGAGCGGCGGGTCGGAGAGCGGGGACTCCGAGGACGCGGAGACGACGAGCAGCGACCCGACGAACGTCGGGATGGTGTACGCGCTCGGCGGCCTCGGCGACAAATCCTTCAACGACATGGCGCACCGCGGCGTGCAGGAAGCCGAAGACGAGTACGGCGTCTCCTACCAGAACATGGAACCGGGCTCGCAGAGCGAGATTTCGACGCTCCAGCGGAAGCTCGCGTCCTCGCAGAGCCCGAGCTACGAGCTCGTCACCACGGTCGGCTACGTGCAGGCTGACGCGCTGAAGACGAACGCCGAGCAGTTCCCCGACCAGCAGTTCCAGATCATCGACTCCGTCGTCGACATGGACAACGTGTCCTCGTACACGTTCAAGGAACACCAGGGGTCCTTCCAAGTCGGCTACCTCGCGGGCCTCCTGTCGACGCAGGACTTCTCCGCGGGCACGGGCAGCACGAAGCCCGACGAGAAGGTCGTCGGGTTCGTCGGCGGGAAGGAAGTCCCGCTCATCCAGAAGTTCGAAGCGGGCTACCGCGCGGGCGTCAAGCACGCCGACGACAGCATCGAAGTGCGCGCGGCCTACGCCGGCGCGTACAACGACCCCGCGACCGGGAAGGAGATCGCGCTCTCCATGTTCGACGAGGGCGCGGACATGGTCTACCACGCCGCCGGCGGCACCGGCATCGGCGTGTTCAAGGCCGCACAGGAACGCGGCCGGTTCGCGTTCGGCGTGGACTCCGACCAGTCGAAGTCCGCCTCCGAATACGCCGACGTCATCCTCGCGTCGATGGTGAAACGCGTGAACAACGCGGTGTTCGAGTGCGTCGGGAACGTCGTGAACGACGAGTTCGACGGCGGCTCCGTCCACTCCCTCGGTCTCGCCGAAGACGGCGTCGCGTGTGTCTACGGCGCGGAACTCGGCGGTGACATCCCGCAGTCCGCGAAGGACAAACTCGCGACGTCGAAAGAGCAGATCGCGTCCGGCGAGATCGAAGTTCCGCAGAAACCCGAGAACGTCTGA
- a CDS encoding phosphopentomutase/phosphoglucosamine mutase has translation MELFGTAGIRGSAETRVTPSLALDVGRAAGVNGGEFVVGRDGRVTGPALAAAVEAGLESAGASVVRLGQCPTPALAWASRGRRGVMVTASHNPPQDNGLKLFVDGTEYDGSEEGRIEERVAAGAAPAAWDEWGEGTHASVLGDYRAAVADYARGHGAAADGLRVAVDCGNGMGSVATPQVLRALGADVVALNANVDGHFPGRPSKPTPETLGDLQAFVAGGEFDLGLAHDGDADRIVALDSEGDVVHEDTVLAVLAEHYTRTVDVADPVVVTTPNASGRIDDRVEAAGGRVERIHLGALHEGIAAAREHGGDVVFAAEPWKHIHTEWGSWIDGVTSAAVLARLVADAGSVAALTADVQERPYRKVSVDCPDDAKPAVMAALEDALPETFPEAAVSTEYGVRLAFDDGSWALVRPSGTEPYVRVYAESETVDDLVETVVGVVEDAVAATS, from the coding sequence ATGGAACTCTTCGGGACTGCGGGAATCCGTGGCAGCGCCGAGACGCGGGTGACGCCGTCGCTCGCGCTGGACGTGGGGCGGGCCGCCGGCGTCAACGGCGGCGAGTTCGTCGTCGGGCGGGACGGCCGCGTGACCGGGCCGGCGCTCGCCGCGGCCGTCGAAGCGGGACTGGAGTCGGCGGGCGCGTCCGTCGTCCGCCTCGGGCAGTGTCCGACGCCGGCGCTCGCGTGGGCGAGCCGCGGGCGGCGCGGCGTGATGGTGACCGCCTCCCACAATCCGCCGCAGGACAACGGGCTGAAGCTCTTCGTCGACGGCACGGAGTACGACGGGAGCGAGGAGGGCCGCATCGAGGAGCGCGTCGCGGCGGGGGCGGCACCGGCGGCGTGGGACGAGTGGGGCGAGGGCACGCACGCGTCAGTGCTCGGAGACTACCGCGCGGCGGTCGCCGACTACGCCCGCGGGCACGGCGCGGCCGCAGACGGCCTCCGCGTCGCCGTGGACTGCGGGAACGGCATGGGGAGCGTCGCGACGCCGCAAGTCCTGCGCGCGCTCGGCGCGGACGTCGTCGCGTTGAACGCGAACGTCGACGGCCACTTCCCCGGTCGGCCGAGCAAGCCCACGCCCGAGACGCTCGGCGACCTACAGGCGTTCGTCGCCGGCGGCGAGTTCGACCTCGGACTCGCGCACGACGGGGACGCCGACCGCATCGTCGCGCTCGACAGCGAGGGCGACGTCGTCCACGAGGACACCGTGCTCGCGGTGCTCGCGGAACACTACACGCGCACGGTCGACGTCGCGGACCCCGTGGTCGTGACGACGCCGAACGCCTCCGGGCGTATCGACGACCGCGTGGAGGCGGCGGGCGGGCGCGTAGAGCGCATCCACCTCGGCGCGCTCCACGAGGGCATCGCCGCGGCCCGCGAGCACGGCGGCGACGTCGTGTTCGCCGCGGAACCCTGGAAGCACATCCACACGGAGTGGGGGTCGTGGATCGACGGCGTCACCTCCGCTGCGGTACTCGCGCGCCTCGTCGCGGACGCGGGGAGCGTCGCCGCGCTCACGGCCGACGTGCAGGAGCGCCCGTACCGGAAAGTCTCGGTGGACTGCCCGGACGACGCGAAACCGGCGGTGATGGCCGCGCTCGAAGACGCGCTTCCCGAGACGTTCCCCGAGGCGGCCGTCTCCACGGAGTACGGCGTCCGCCTCGCGTTCGACGACGGGTCGTGGGCGCTCGTCCGACCGTCCGGCACGGAGCCCTACGTCCGGGTGTACGCGGAGAGCGAGACCGTCGACGACCTCGTCGAGACCGTCGTCGGCGTCGTCGAGGACGCGGTCGCGGCCACGTCGTAA
- a CDS encoding ABC transporter permease: MSVRDTVDATLERLVNASTGERVAISVAALVTAIIVGGLVVTGAGWVATCSTAWVTLPGIGSFCYDPFRVYKYLFVGSFASPDSLAFSAFNLAITLQETTILLIAGLSVAVAFRSGMFNIGAQGQLVLGALASALAVIAAGPFVPGGLVGTLVLVPLAVLVGAVVGGAYGAIPGALKAYADANEVITTIMLNFIAANLAFVLVTQVFQDPGSQAVQTRAIPEAARLDPVLSAFSAGSRFSIVVLLGAMVLAVGVYWLLTQTSFGYDLRTSGIQPKAAEYGGVDSKRTMVSSMALSGAISGVAGAIYILMVLGKYQDGVPSFGFDGITVSILAGNNPLAVLPAALLFGVLKGGSIAIEFGLEVPPQLVDVLRGLIILFVAMPEFFRMLGLKLGLGSDATATGGESE; the protein is encoded by the coding sequence GTGAGCGTCCGCGATACGGTCGACGCCACCCTCGAACGGCTCGTGAACGCCTCGACCGGCGAGCGCGTCGCCATCAGCGTCGCCGCGCTCGTCACCGCGATCATCGTCGGCGGCCTCGTCGTCACCGGCGCGGGCTGGGTGGCGACCTGCAGCACCGCGTGGGTGACGCTCCCGGGGATCGGCTCGTTCTGCTACGACCCCTTCCGCGTCTACAAATACCTCTTCGTCGGGTCGTTCGCCAGCCCGGACTCCCTCGCGTTCTCCGCGTTCAACCTCGCGATCACCCTGCAGGAGACGACGATTCTCCTCATCGCCGGGCTGAGCGTTGCCGTGGCGTTCCGCTCCGGGATGTTCAACATCGGCGCGCAGGGACAGCTCGTCCTCGGCGCGCTCGCGTCCGCGCTCGCCGTCATCGCCGCCGGGCCGTTCGTCCCGGGCGGCCTCGTCGGCACGCTCGTCCTCGTCCCGCTCGCCGTCCTCGTCGGCGCGGTCGTCGGCGGCGCGTACGGCGCGATTCCGGGCGCGCTGAAAGCGTACGCCGACGCGAACGAGGTCATCACGACCATCATGTTGAACTTCATCGCGGCGAACCTCGCGTTCGTCCTCGTCACCCAAGTCTTCCAGGACCCCGGCTCGCAGGCCGTGCAGACGCGCGCCATCCCGGAAGCCGCACGGCTCGACCCCGTGCTCTCCGCCTTCAGCGCGGGCTCGCGGTTCTCCATCGTCGTCCTCCTCGGCGCGATGGTGCTCGCCGTCGGCGTCTACTGGCTGCTCACGCAGACCTCCTTCGGCTACGACCTCCGCACGAGCGGCATCCAGCCGAAAGCCGCCGAGTACGGCGGCGTCGACTCCAAGCGAACGATGGTGTCCTCCATGGCGCTCTCCGGCGCGATCTCCGGCGTCGCCGGCGCAATCTACATCCTCATGGTGCTCGGGAAGTACCAAGACGGCGTTCCCTCCTTCGGCTTCGACGGCATCACCGTCAGCATTCTCGCGGGCAACAACCCGCTCGCCGTCCTCCCCGCCGCGCTCCTCTTCGGCGTGCTCAAAGGCGGGAGCATCGCCATCGAGTTCGGCCTCGAAGTCCCGCCGCAGCTCGTGGACGTCCTCCGCGGGCTCATCATCCTCTTCGTCGCGATGCCGGAGTTCTTCCGGATGCTCGGCCTGAAACTCGGCCTCGGGTCGGACGCGACGGCCACCGGAGGTGAGAGCGAATGA
- a CDS encoding ABC transporter permease gives MTGIDGVSRRAQITLGAGVAAAVGLVLTSVFAQPLQSLTGVFDVSYFQSALRLTVPIAFAALGGIFAEKSGVINIGLEGLLIIAAFTGVAVTSVVGSGDASQSTVWIGFAAAVVASVLLSLVFAVICIEYKADQIIAGLAVWLVALGFAPFASNVIWGNVNSPSVPTLDVWFGITPTVWMLLIAVPVCWHVLYNTNFGYWVRASGENPKALDTVGVDVRKVRYSSVLISGFLSGIGGAGLALGQVGQFIGGGTTMVSGRGWIAITAYLFGNYNPLGAFGASFLFAALNALQVRLQQIGLAIPSAVIEMIPYITVIIVLALVGRTRVPDAAGEHYDTGEDQR, from the coding sequence ATGACCGGCATCGACGGCGTCTCCCGCCGCGCGCAGATCACGCTCGGCGCGGGCGTCGCCGCCGCGGTCGGCCTCGTCCTCACCTCGGTGTTCGCACAGCCCCTCCAGTCGCTCACCGGCGTCTTCGACGTCTCCTACTTCCAGTCCGCGCTCCGCCTCACCGTCCCCATCGCGTTCGCCGCGCTCGGCGGTATCTTCGCCGAGAAATCCGGCGTCATCAACATCGGCCTCGAAGGCCTCCTCATCATCGCGGCGTTCACCGGCGTCGCCGTCACCTCCGTCGTCGGCTCCGGGGACGCCAGCCAGTCGACGGTCTGGATCGGCTTCGCCGCCGCCGTCGTCGCGAGCGTCCTCCTCTCCCTCGTCTTCGCCGTCATCTGTATCGAGTACAAAGCCGACCAGATTATCGCCGGCCTCGCCGTCTGGCTGGTCGCGCTCGGCTTCGCGCCGTTCGCGTCGAACGTCATCTGGGGGAACGTCAACAGCCCCTCCGTCCCGACGCTCGACGTCTGGTTCGGCATCACGCCCACCGTCTGGATGCTGCTCATCGCCGTCCCCGTCTGCTGGCACGTGCTCTACAACACGAACTTCGGCTACTGGGTGCGCGCGAGCGGCGAGAACCCGAAGGCGCTCGACACCGTCGGCGTCGACGTCCGGAAGGTCCGCTATTCTTCTGTCCTCATCTCCGGGTTCCTCTCCGGAATCGGCGGTGCCGGCCTCGCGCTCGGCCAAGTCGGCCAGTTCATCGGCGGCGGCACCACGATGGTGTCCGGCCGCGGCTGGATCGCGATCACGGCGTACCTCTTCGGGAACTACAACCCTCTCGGCGCGTTCGGCGCGAGCTTCCTGTTCGCCGCGCTCAACGCGCTCCAGGTCCGCCTCCAGCAGATCGGCCTCGCCATCCCCTCCGCCGTCATCGAGATGATTCCGTACATCACGGTCATCATCGTGCTCGCCCTCGTCGGCCGCACGCGCGTCCCCGACGCCGCCGGCGAGCACTACGACACCGGCGAAGACCAGCGGTAG
- a CDS encoding type II secretion system F family protein, producing MIAEFLPLAGVFALVLLVSTTPYVPRLNRLFTRIALTTFGAYTRRREPVNRHQVQTLRAAHRSETYRVFASKTFLYATFAALAGSVLSVYAVAAVVVLVVAGNAALADALPGELSALLGSISPGFSVLQLAGIFLLASATVGVAAAFAVYRFRWSMVEHDAETRGRHIDASLQRNIAFMYALSRSGMAFTDIIRVLARNKDVYGATADELEIVVKDVDMFGTDILASLRRLADRTPNDDLQEFAENLVSVLQSGQNLPSFLRDEYEYFKEQAESKQTQFLELLSTLAEAYVTVFVAGPLFLITVLVVIGLVMGGMLIYLRLLAYLVLPVTTLGFLVYLDSVTESTVATSPEERTQHQTLPDARHAETANTDADASPVTDGGDRRRKNHARLAAACRLRPITYRLRHPVENLVDNPLAVLYIVIPVAVLAVAVDLYRAATAGSLTLARADDPLVIATLFVTGTFAAAHEVRSRRISAIEAVVPDFLDRLASTNEAGMSIVESIGRVVNTELGALSRELERVWADIQWGAHAETALQRFESRMGTATVTRVTTLVTNAMGASGDLGPVLRIAADEAKASQRLKRERRTELLTYLIVIYLSFFVFIAIIVALVVVFIPSIPTDLGQLGSGAAGTSIPGGTPSFVGGSSGGGEKPEYRLLLFHTAIVQAVCSGFVAGHMGQSTTRAGAKHATLLLLVAYATLLVFGG from the coding sequence ATGATCGCGGAGTTCCTCCCGCTCGCCGGCGTCTTCGCGCTCGTCCTCCTCGTCTCCACCACGCCCTACGTCCCCCGGCTCAACCGCCTCTTCACGCGCATCGCGCTCACGACGTTCGGCGCGTACACGCGGCGGCGCGAACCCGTGAACCGCCACCAGGTCCAGACGCTCCGCGCCGCCCACCGCAGCGAGACCTACCGCGTCTTCGCGTCCAAGACCTTCCTCTACGCGACGTTCGCCGCGCTCGCCGGCAGCGTCCTCAGCGTCTACGCCGTCGCCGCCGTCGTCGTCCTCGTCGTCGCCGGGAACGCGGCGCTCGCCGACGCCCTCCCCGGTGAACTCTCCGCGCTCCTCGGCTCCATCTCCCCCGGCTTCTCCGTCCTCCAGCTCGCCGGCATCTTCCTCCTCGCGAGCGCGACCGTCGGCGTCGCCGCCGCCTTCGCCGTCTACCGCTTCCGCTGGTCGATGGTCGAACACGACGCCGAGACCCGCGGCCGTCACATCGACGCCAGCCTCCAGCGGAACATCGCCTTCATGTACGCGCTCTCGCGCTCCGGCATGGCGTTCACCGACATCATCCGCGTCCTCGCGCGGAACAAGGACGTCTACGGCGCGACCGCCGACGAACTCGAAATCGTCGTGAAGGACGTCGACATGTTCGGCACGGACATCCTCGCGTCCCTCCGCCGGCTCGCCGACCGCACGCCGAACGACGACCTCCAGGAGTTCGCTGAGAACCTCGTCAGCGTCCTCCAGTCCGGGCAGAACCTCCCGAGCTTCCTCCGCGACGAGTACGAGTACTTCAAAGAGCAAGCGGAGTCGAAGCAGACGCAGTTCCTCGAACTCCTCTCCACGCTCGCCGAAGCCTACGTCACCGTCTTCGTCGCCGGCCCGCTCTTCCTCATCACCGTCCTCGTCGTCATCGGCCTCGTCATGGGCGGGATGCTCATCTACCTCCGCCTCCTCGCCTACCTCGTCCTCCCCGTCACGACCCTCGGCTTCCTCGTCTACCTCGACTCCGTCACCGAGTCCACCGTCGCCACCTCGCCCGAGGAGCGCACGCAGCACCAGACCCTCCCCGACGCCCGCCACGCCGAAACCGCGAACACCGACGCCGACGCCAGCCCCGTCACCGACGGCGGCGACCGCCGGCGGAAGAACCACGCGCGCCTCGCCGCCGCCTGCCGCCTCCGCCCCATCACCTACCGCCTCCGCCACCCCGTCGAGAACCTCGTCGACAACCCGCTCGCCGTCCTCTACATCGTCATCCCCGTCGCCGTTCTCGCCGTCGCCGTCGACCTCTACCGCGCCGCGACGGCGGGGTCGCTCACGCTCGCGCGCGCCGACGACCCGCTCGTCATCGCCACGCTCTTCGTCACCGGCACGTTCGCCGCCGCCCACGAAGTGCGGAGCCGCCGCATCAGCGCCATCGAAGCCGTCGTCCCCGACTTCCTCGACCGCCTCGCCAGCACGAACGAAGCCGGGATGTCAATCGTCGAGAGCATCGGCCGCGTCGTCAACACCGAACTCGGCGCGCTCTCCCGCGAACTCGAACGCGTCTGGGCCGACATCCAGTGGGGCGCACACGCCGAGACCGCCCTCCAGCGCTTCGAATCCCGGATGGGAACCGCGACCGTCACCCGCGTCACCACGCTCGTCACGAACGCGATGGGCGCGAGCGGCGACCTCGGCCCCGTCCTCCGCATCGCCGCCGACGAAGCGAAAGCCAGCCAGCGCCTGAAGCGCGAACGCCGCACCGAACTCCTCACCTACCTCATCGTCATCTACCTCTCCTTCTTCGTCTTCATCGCCATCATCGTCGCGCTCGTCGTCGTCTTCATCCCCTCCATCCCCACGGACCTCGGCCAGCTCGGCTCCGGCGCGGCCGGGACGTCGATCCCCGGCGGCACGCCCTCCTTCGTCGGCGGCAGCAGCGGCGGCGGCGAGAAGCCCGAATACCGCCTCCTCCTCTTCCACACCGCCATCGTGCAGGCGGTCTGCTCGGGGTTCGTCGCCGGCCACATGGGGCAGAGCACGACGCGCGCCGGCGCGAAACACGCCACGCTCCTCCTCCTCGTCGCGTACGCCACGCTCCTCGTCTTCGGCGGCTGA